In Rosa chinensis cultivar Old Blush chromosome 1, RchiOBHm-V2, whole genome shotgun sequence, a genomic segment contains:
- the LOC112182677 gene encoding heat shock 70 kDa protein 4, producing MAGEEACHAIGIDLGTTYSCVAVWQYDHVEIIANDQGNRTTPSYVAFTDRERLIGDAAFNQVMRNPTNSIFDAKRLIGRRFSDNSVQNDMKHWPFKIIKGTDDKPMIVVSQNGVQKQFAAEEISSMVLAKMREISETYLCSPVKKAVITVPAYFNNSQRQATRDAGVTAGLNVIRIINEPTAAAIAYGLDKKAGWYSKRYVLIFDLGGGTLDVSLLSLADSVFEVKATNGDTHLGGEDFDHRMVDYCVEQFKRKHKVDITRNLKALRRLRNACENAKRKLSFMSETEIDVDCLDKGVDFFLTITRAKFEELNMDLFYKCMEPVKKCLVDANMEVSSVHDVVLAGGSSRIPKVQQLLQGVFNGKELCKAIHPDEAIAYGAAIQAAALSSGNLAGKLNDFNLLDVTPLSLGVKIRRAGLMSVVIPRNSRIPITKNETFRTYSDNQTDARFCIFEGESERTADNNFLGDFELHDIPPAPAGEAEFDTCFHIDANGILSVSAVDMSTGQKKEITINNDRRTFEGIEI from the exons ATGGCCGGAGAAGAAGCGTGCCATGCAATCGGGATTGACTTGGGAACAACATACTCATGCGTGGCTGTGTGGCAGTATGATCATGTAGAAATCATAGCGAACGATCAGGGAAACCGGACCACTCCATCTTATGTTGCTTTCACTGATCGTGAGAGGTTGATTGGAGATGCAGCATTTAACCAAGTCATGAGAAACCCAACTAACTCTATCTTTG ATGCAAAAAGGCTCATTGGTAGGAGATTTAGCGACAACTCTGTTCAAAATGATATGAAGCATTGGCCATTCAAGATCATTAAAGGTACTGATGACAAGCCCATGATTGTTGTTTCTCAAAATGGAGTTCAGAAACAATTTGCTGCTGAAGAAATTTCATCTATGGTTCTTGCAAAGATGCGGGAGATTTCTGAGACCTATCTTTGCTCACCAGTGAAGAAAGCAGTTATTACCGTGCCTGCTTACTTCAATAACTCACAACGTCAGGCTACAAGAGATGCAGGTGTCACTGCCGGCCTAAATGTGATACGTATCATCAATGAACCAACTGCTGCAGCCATCGCTTATGGACTTGACAAGAAGGCTGGTTGGTATAGCAAGAGGTATGTGCTGATATTTGACTTGGGGGGTGGTACTTTGGATGTCTCACTACTTTCCCTAGCTGATAGTGTCTTTGAAGTGAAGGCCACTAATGGAGACACTCATCTTGGAGGTGAAGACTTCGATCATAGAATGGTGGATTATTGTGTTGAGCAATTTAAGAGGAAGCATAAAGTAGACATCACTAGAAATCTCAAGGCTCTTAGGAGGTTGCGAAATGCTTGTGAAAATGCAAAAAGGAAGCTTTCATTTATGTCTGAGACTGAGATTGATGTCGACTGTCTGGACAAGGGTGTTGATTTCTTCTTGACTATTACTCGTGCCAAATTCGAGGAACTCAATATGGATTTATTTTACAAATGTATGGAGCCTGTAAAGAAGTGTTTGGTAGATGCTAACATGGAGGTAAGTAGCGTCCATGATGTTGTTCTTGCTGGTGGCTCATCTAGAATCCCTAAGGTGCAGCAGTTACTACAGGGTGTGTTTAATGGGAAGGAGCTGTGTAAGGCCATTCATCCTGATGAGGCTATAGCGTATGGTGCCGCTATTCAAGCTGCAGCCTTGAGTAGTGGGAACCTAGCTGGGAAACTTAACGACTTCAATCTCTTGGATGTCACCCCTCTATCACTTGGGGTGAAGATTCGTCGGGCAGGTCTTATGTCAGTTGTGATTCCAAGGAACAGCCGAATTCCCATCACCAAGAACGAAACTTTTCGTACTTACAGTGACAATCAAACTGATGCCCGGTTCTGTATTTTTGAGGGTGAGAGTGAACGCACTGCAGATAACAACTTTTTGGGTGATTTTGAACTCCATGACATTCCTCCAGCTCCTGCAGGTGAAGCTGAATTTGATACTTGCTTTCATATTGATGCAAATGGTATCTTGAGTGTCTCTGCTGTGGATATGTCCACCggccaaaagaaagaaattacaaTCAACAATGACAGAAGAACTTTCGAAGGAATTGAGATCTGA